A segment of the Emys orbicularis isolate rEmyOrb1 chromosome 24, rEmyOrb1.hap1, whole genome shotgun sequence genome:
ttagtctgcaaaagagaagactgggggggggggggatttgatagcagccttcaactaactgaaagggggttccaaagaggatggatctagactgttctcagtggtggcagatgacagaacaagaagtaatagtctcaagttgcagtgggggaggtttaggttggatattaggaaaaactttttcactaggagggtggtgaagcactggaatgggttccctagggaggtggtggaatctccttccttagaggtttttaaggtcaggcttgacaaagccctggctgggatgatttagttggggattggtcctgctttgagcagggggttggattagatggagttccaaccctgatattctatgaatggtCTAAAGCACCTTCCACTGGatgatctcaaagcgctttataaACCTGAGCTCACTATCTTCCCCCCATGTCaagtaggtaagtattattagtcccaatttacagatgaagaaactaagGCATGTTGAAGTGAAGTGACTGGCCCCTGGTCACCCAAGGAATGTAcggcagagctaggaatggaaTCACGGTCCCCCTAACTCCAAattcagtgctttaaccactagactatGCTCCCTCCTTTAATCACAATCTCTGTTATTGTGCTACAAACAGCAGTATGCCCCATGTAGAGGTCACAGGACAAGGATGAaggagacctggtttcaattCCTACCACGCACCTTGtgccattctgtgcctcagtttccccatctgtaaaattgggataatgataCTACCCTCCTTTATAAAGGGTTTGGCGATCCACAGTTTAGAGTTAGGATTTGTAATCCATAGCACCTGTGTCCTCATTCCCTGCCCCTGTTTGAATGACTCCATTTCCGCCGACCAGTAAAGCCATCTCAACCCCAGTTTTGATGTTACTcaaaacctttgagaggtgcatTTTCAGCAAGGGCTAGTGATTCTGGGGGCCacctagggtacgtcttcacttacatccgggtccggatgtaagcaatcggttttctgagttcgatttatcgcgtctggttaagacgcgataaatcgatcccggatcgatcccggaagtgccccggatcgatcacggaagtgctcgccttcgacgctggtactccagctcggcgagcggagtacgcagcatcgacgggggagccttcctgccgcgtctggaccgcggtaacttcggactaaggtacttcgaattcagctacgttattaacgtagctgaatttgcgtaccttagtccgaagtgggggggttagtgtagaccaggccctagagacCCCTTAAAGGGGCGTGACTTTCAGAGAGCAAGTGCCGAAAGCTTAAAGTACAAATATTAAAGAGCATGATTCCGGAGGGTAAAGGTTTGAAACTGGATTATTTAGGAAAGGGAGACACTGAAAATGCTTCAGAGCAATCGACTTATTAATGGCTTCACCCCAGTGGCCTGGATTACCTTCCCATCCCATATGATCTGTATTATCATAGCGCCTTGGGAGTGCTTCTCATTGACCGGGACTCATTTgtactaggagctgtacaaacatatacagTCTCTTATGTGGTGTTCCTCATATACACGCAATGGCTGAGCCCGCTGAGGCCAAAGCCCCAGAATGACTTCCCTCTAAGCAGAGCTTCCCCGAAGCCAGCGCTGTAATTTTTGCCCATCAGGTCAACGCAgtgaaacacatttttatttattgtgttACAACAGCAGCAAGACCCTCCAaccaagatcaaggccccattgtgctaggtgctgtagtgGCAGTCTCTGCCCTGTAGCACTTACAACCTCAACAGACAAGGGGCGGGCAAAAGGAAGGATTGTTACCCATATTtgaccaatggggaaactgaggcaccgagcgaGTCAATGACTTGCCCGCAGTCACAGAGCTGGGACTTAAACACAGATCTCTTGAGCCAATGAAAGCGCCAAACCAAATTTGTTCAAATTCAGCGTAAACAGGTCCCACCGTATGCAAACAGCTGCATCACCAACCTGCTTCTCTTTCCCAGCTGTCCTAACATGAGAGCTTTTAGTTATCATGGTCTGCAGTGTGTTGCTGTTCCAGGCAGGATGAAGCCCAGCACCTGTGTTGCTTCATTCACTTGTTTCGGTCTCTAACACAATCACTGGCTAAGTGGCTCGGTTTGTGTTCGTGAGTCCTAGGCAGGTCTTGTCTGTCTCTAGGTCTTTCTCTTGCCTGAATTGCTGCATTCATCTGTGTGCAGCTTTCAGCTAAGCTGATAACCTTGCTTATGAGCGCCTCACTTCTTTCTTCCTTGGCGGGTTTGCAGGAATCAAATTCCTTCACGCAGCGCCGGTGGGGCGCGGCAGGAGAATCGGTCCCTGAGTAATGGTGAGCACAGGTTATCATCCAGCCAGGAAACTGAATGGGTTCCAGAATCCAAACTCTGGCATAGCAGGGAGCCGGAGAAATAGAGTGCTTTGATGTACTTTGACAAACACAAAAGGAAACCAGCAGGAGTGCTGCTCTCTGGCAGGTTGCAGGGACTGAACAAAATTATATCCGCAAACGTGGCTTATAATGCTATCCGCTCTCGGGGTGCGAGCTGTGCTGTGCTAAAGGGCCGCTCACCTGCCACACGACCAACAAATGTCACGTGGGTCTCCCCCTCAAAGAAACGAGCCAGATTTTAAGGCGGGCACGTTAAAATGGGTGATAAGTCTTATTCTGCGTAGGTAGCAATACAGATCCCAGGTGGGAAGACAGTAATGTAGGTCTAATGGGCTTTCCAATGTACGCAGTGCATCGACCTTCCTTTGATGTTTAGGGGATTTTATTCCACAGTAATACCTAGCCACTAAATTACACCTGTTCTCAGAaagggggaaagaacccaggagtcttgggtCCTAGTCTCCTACTCTGTAAACCATGTGCCCTCCTAAAGCGGAGTACAGACCCCAGGCGTCCTGATGCTCAGTCCCTGCCTGTTCTGCCCGCTAGACCCTCCTCCTATCCCAAAGCTGGAATAGAATGCAGGAGGCCAGATTCCCACCTTCCTCTGCTCTTAGACCAagatgcttttgtgtgtgtgcacacctgGGCCAGGAGGGGAGGGATCATTACTCCAGGGCAAGGGCTGAATCACAtggttgtggtttttgttttttttccccccccttccagagAAGATGGACACCTTCAGCACCAAGAACTTGGTTCTGCAAGCTCAGAAAAAGCTGCTGAGCAAGATGGCCTCCAAGACCATGGCGAACATCTTCATTGATGACACCAGCAGCGAGGTTCTGGACGAGCTGTACCGGGTCACCAAGGAGTTCACCCACAACCGCAAGGAGGCCCAGAAGATCATCAAGAACCTGATCAAGATCGTCATGAAGCTGGGGGTACTGTACCGCAATCGGCAGTTCAGCGCCGATGAGCTGCGGCTGATGGAGCACTTCCGCAAGAAAGTGCACACCCTGGCTATGACCGCCGTCAGCTTCTACCAGATAGACTTCACCTTTGACCGCAGGGTCATGTCCGGCGTGCTGAACGAGTGCCGCGACCTGCTCCACCAGGCCGTCAACACCCACCTGACGGCCAAGTCCCACTCCAGGATCAATCACGTCTTCAACCACTTTGCGGACTACGAGTTCCTGTCGGCGCTGTATGGACCTTCTGAACCCTACCGCACCCACCTGCAGAGGATCTGCGAAGGGGTCAACAAAATGCTGGATGAGGACAACATATGAACCAGCAAAGACAAGGCCTGAGAGCAAATGTTTGGCTCTTTGCCTGACTCTCTTCCACCTGGACTCTCCAGGCTGCATTCTGGTATCCGTGAATTCAACGGCAAGACGTCTGTTGTTCTCAGTGGGGTCAGGCCTTCTCGCTCGCTCTTTCTCCACGTTGCGAAACGTCTtgctctttcctttttttcttatgAAGACCAAGGACCCTTCACTTTCTGTCTAAATGAGGTTGCAATCTGCTGCTTGTCTTAGTAGCTGGAATCTCTTCACCTCACTTTAGCTCCCTAATGAAATTAAAATGAGACAAAGCAGCTTCCGTCTCTACCCTACTGGGGCACAACCACACCAACGGCGGGGTTGTTTGTATGAGTGAAACTGGAGAAAATGCTCTTTTTTGCACTGGCTTGATATCTCCGCTTTGGAACCCAATCCAGTGTCTATAACCCATCAGAGGCCAAGCCCCACAGCCCCTACCCACTGTACATGAGCTCTCTGTTTAAAGGTTCTTGGTCtcactgtatatatttttatcCACCAAGTGCTCTTAAACCCACAATTCAGAGTCCAAGGAGTCCTGCTGTAGCAAAATCTCTCTCACTTCTAAATCTGTTTTCATTCTGGTGAGGGGGGAAACCCACTCCGTCTTGTGtgtagccttttttttttcttggttaaGATTAATTCAAGCAGAGAGCATGGAGGAGtggttcaggtgtcctgccactgCCAAGATGTAAGGCTGTCTATCCTGAAGTTCAACCATGGTAGCTGGGTTTAAACACCGTTTCCCTGGCCAGCGTAGAAAAGGATGAGCCATATTCTAAAtgctttacaaatccatgctatgGTCTAGCACCCCTAGGCCAGGGAAAGTGCATTAGCACCTTGCAAGCAAGAATTGGGTTGTGGTGTTTACCTCACTATTGTCTCCCGGGAGGCCAAGATATGGATAGTGGGAGGATCTCACATAGGGATGGACCCTGCTTGGATGGATCACCCCACAAGTAGAgtcctgcacggatacaaaattgGTATCCACATCCGCAAATATGGTCTgcggatataaagtggatatctacAGATTTGCAGGGCTATACCCACCGGgtcccaggatggggagggacccTTGAATGGGGGAGAGGCTGCAATGAGGGTGGTCAGGTTTAGACACTGTTGTTGTGGTTTGAAGCTTAACACAGGTCAGGCCTAAACTAGGTGCTGAAGCAAGAAGTGGTCATGCTCCAGGTACCACTTGCCCCTCCTGACTGTTGCCCAATGGGTACTTTGGGCCAGTTACGGAGGCAGCCTCTCCCTTCTGACTGAAAATGGTGGAGCATTATTTTCTGTCCATGTTCCTTTCCCATaggggaaaagaggagactgtATTTTCAAACCAAATAGCAAATGtgcactttcctcctcctcctctgaaatcCAAACTGAATTTCTCTGTCGTCAGCCTCTCCGGCTGATTATATCAATGTAATTGTTTAGATTTGGTCCTCTGGGGCTTTCCCTAGTATGTCGTAGGTTGGAAACAACGTCTTAGAttccaataaattaaaaaaaaaaaaaatgtagccctGGTGAATAAATAAAGTTGCATCTTCCATCTGAGCACAGTACAGGGTTTGGTTACCAATTCTGTAAGTAACCAGGGTGCATTGCTGGCAGATCCTCGCATTGCTTTTGCTTTTTAAGCAGAAGTACTAGCCTAAGACCTCTCCTTTGCCTTTTTGGCACCAGGGTTCTGCCCAGGAAAGCAGAGATGCAGAACTGTGTTGCTGcacctagaggtgctggggcaccCAGAGATCCTACCCACGTTCATGTGAGTGGAGAGCATTTAACCCCGTGCAGGGCTGGGCCTCTGGGGAGCAGGAGCTCAGGTTAGGCACTTGTTGTGTCCCCTCTGACAGCCCCCGCTGTTTCGAATGTGTGCGACTCTGAACCACAGCCCTGCTCACTAATCCCAATCTTTTACCTAGCAcgtttcaaagtgctttccaaaggaCATCAGTAGCATTGTCTCCATTTTATGgatagggaaaccgaggcacagaactGGGAGGTGAATTGTCCAAGGTCATCAAccgagctgggaacagaacccagctctcctgagtcgcAGACAAGTGCTCTGTTCACTAAGCCACACTGTTTCCAGTTAAGGACGATGGTGCTCCAGCCCTTAACCATCCACTTTTGTCCACAGAGCAGGTACAAGGTGGGCAGTGGCTGGGcaagcttccctccccccacctcaaccCTGAGCGGGAGGGGCCGTTTCTAGAGGGTGAGAAGGTAGTTGGGTCTTCACCCCCTGCTAACTTGGTGCCAGGAGGGGTCAATTGTGGTCATCACCTAGTTAGTGGGAATTAGCCCCGAGACCAGTTTGTTGGGCATAGGCCATTGCACCACCATCAAGTAGGTGATTCCATAATCCCATTGGCCAGCCATTCGAGTCATCCAGCCACCCTTCTTCTAAATAAAGTTTGACGGCTTTACTCTACTGCCACCATTCAACCAGGGGCTGGGCT
Coding sequences within it:
- the TNFAIP8L1 gene encoding tumor necrosis factor alpha-induced protein 8-like protein 1, producing the protein MDTFSTKNLVLQAQKKLLSKMASKTMANIFIDDTSSEVLDELYRVTKEFTHNRKEAQKIIKNLIKIVMKLGVLYRNRQFSADELRLMEHFRKKVHTLAMTAVSFYQIDFTFDRRVMSGVLNECRDLLHQAVNTHLTAKSHSRINHVFNHFADYEFLSALYGPSEPYRTHLQRICEGVNKMLDEDNI